In Zea mays cultivar B73 chromosome 7, Zm-B73-REFERENCE-NAM-5.0, whole genome shotgun sequence, the following proteins share a genomic window:
- the LOC100282485 gene encoding polcalcin Jun o 2 — translation MSHLNILSFKYNLAKLRSKAGRRRIGRALSARDRQFSDLSTYRPDEEEMRKVFGMIAGQPRGVNKRDLQLLLERFGKADAAAEARRMLCVADHNKDGYMDLEEFMEVHRNGVQLGDIRRAFFVFDRDGDGRISAEEVMAVLRKLGQSCGLDDCREMVREVDRNGDGFVDMDDFMAMMTRPRRRP, via the coding sequence ATGTCCCATCTGAACATTCTCTCCTTCAAGTACAACCTTGCGAAGCTCCGGTCCAAAGCCGGGCGCCGGCGAATTGGGCGGGCGCTGTCGGCCAGGGACCGCCAGTTCTCCGACCTGAGCACCTACAGGCCCGACGAGGAGGAGATGAGGAAGGTTTTCGGCATGATAGCTGGCCAGCCCCGTGGCGTCAACAAGAGAGACCTCCAGCTGCTCCTGGAGCGGTTCGGGAAGGCGGACGCCGCCGCCGAGGCCCGGCGGATGCTGTGCGTCGCGGACCACAACAAGGACGGGTACATGGACCTGGAGGAGTTCATGGAGGTGCACAGGAACGGCGTGCAGCTGGGGGACATCCGGCGGGCGTTCTTCGTGTTCGACAGGGACGGGGACGGCAGGATCAGCGCGGAGGAGGTCATGGCCGTCCTGCGCAAGCTCGGGCAGAGCTGCGGCCTGGACGACTGCCGGGAGATGGTGAGGGAGGTCGACAGGAACGGCGATGGATTCGTGGACATGGACGATTTTATGGCCATGATGACGCGCCCGCGTAGGAGGCCGTGA